In Streptomyces capitiformicae, one genomic interval encodes:
- a CDS encoding TauD/TfdA family dioxygenase — protein MIDLARLTPYGSGTGLLVEPRSADTTLGSLAPEQVVCVLRDAGFLLLRGFRPDLEQFSAFVATHSERVTLDPARSFHGGSTAQLVDAGYDAVGLHLENGNSPFAPTLTWFFCEKAASSGSQTTVCDGYRVWDALSDEARGLFRQHEIVYSRRVEEARWKAFAAFHLGTSDAASVTVEQLQELTSGPGETVIEPLQDGAIHYAYRVPAAHETLFDTRPAFANSILGPSNHYEKPRITFADGRDIPVHILKEIESVTEELTEDLDWADGDVALIDNTRVMHGRRAITDPDRTIYNAQSDLDRGLLPA, from the coding sequence ATGATCGACCTTGCACGCCTCACCCCGTACGGCTCGGGCACCGGTCTGCTCGTCGAGCCGAGGAGCGCGGACACGACCCTGGGGAGCCTCGCGCCCGAGCAGGTCGTGTGTGTGCTGCGCGACGCCGGATTCCTGCTGTTGCGCGGTTTCCGGCCGGACCTCGAACAGTTCTCGGCGTTCGTCGCGACCCACTCCGAACGGGTCACCCTCGACCCGGCCCGTTCGTTTCACGGCGGCTCCACCGCGCAGTTGGTGGATGCCGGGTACGACGCGGTCGGCCTCCATCTGGAGAACGGCAACAGCCCGTTTGCCCCGACCCTGACCTGGTTCTTCTGCGAGAAGGCCGCCTCGTCGGGCTCGCAGACGACGGTGTGCGACGGCTACCGGGTCTGGGACGCGCTCAGCGACGAGGCCCGCGGTCTGTTCCGGCAGCACGAGATCGTCTACAGCCGGCGGGTCGAGGAGGCGCGGTGGAAGGCCTTCGCAGCCTTCCACCTGGGCACCTCCGACGCGGCCTCGGTGACGGTCGAGCAGCTGCAGGAACTGACCAGCGGTCCCGGCGAGACGGTCATCGAACCCCTGCAGGACGGAGCGATCCACTACGCCTACCGCGTTCCCGCGGCGCACGAGACGCTGTTCGACACCCGGCCGGCCTTCGCCAACAGCATCCTGGGTCCCTCGAACCACTACGAGAAGCCTCGCATCACGTTCGCCGACGGCCGGGACATCCCCGTCCACATCCTCAAGGAGATCGAGAGCGTCACCGAGGAGCTGACCGAGGATCTGGACTGGGCCGACGGAGATGTCGCCCTGATCGACAACACCCGGGTCATGCACGGCCGCCGTGCCATCACCGATCCCGACCGCACCATCTACAACGCGCAGAGCGATCTGGACAGGGGGCTGCTGCCCGCCTGA
- a CDS encoding thermostable hemolysin produces MDIAIAESGTPEWYEARIFAQDSYRRTYGATTAPSPDRFVTVRESPRGAIVACAGLSGPGTDGFFSENYLGCPVERALAPVAGDVPERGEVVEVGPLAGAGGAGGELIRLMPVIAWCQGKRFILATVTDRVEEAMARAGVPFVPLRQASADWMDEEARSGWGSYYERSPTTGVVPLDSIGRLINSLTGRYTFVELAVQTLVGTSREVSGAHA; encoded by the coding sequence ATGGACATAGCGATCGCAGAGTCCGGTACGCCCGAGTGGTACGAGGCCCGGATCTTCGCCCAGGACAGCTATCGCAGGACCTATGGCGCGACGACCGCGCCCAGCCCCGACCGCTTCGTGACCGTGCGCGAGTCGCCGAGGGGCGCGATCGTCGCCTGCGCCGGCCTCAGCGGCCCGGGGACGGACGGCTTCTTCTCCGAGAACTACCTCGGCTGCCCCGTCGAGCGGGCGCTGGCGCCGGTGGCGGGGGACGTACCGGAGCGTGGCGAGGTGGTGGAAGTGGGACCGCTGGCCGGGGCCGGGGGTGCGGGCGGGGAGTTGATCCGGCTGATGCCGGTCATCGCCTGGTGCCAGGGGAAACGTTTCATCTTGGCCACCGTCACGGACCGGGTCGAAGAGGCCATGGCGCGTGCGGGAGTGCCGTTCGTGCCGCTGCGACAGGCGAGTGCGGACTGGATGGACGAGGAGGCCAGAAGTGGGTGGGGCTCGTACTACGAGCGGTCACCGACCACGGGCGTGGTGCCGCTCGACAGCATCGGGCGGCTGATCAACAGCCTGACCGGGCGCTACACGTTCGTAGAGCTCGCTGTACAGACCCTCGTCGGCACGTCGCGGGAGGTGTCCGGTGCGCACGCTTGA
- a CDS encoding AMP-binding protein: MRTLEQSLMDLAEDERPLVEVLAPDGSVARSYSYRHVVRAAAELARTLRERPVRDRGARGAGDPTDPGQLQVGVVTANGPEFLVADFAVLGARGVEVPVPLAFTAEQAAAMLEDIDICLADEAGARRLREWGAEKVLPPGVPLQVLDLERPAASETAAPLFPRAEATARLCKIIHTSGTTSRPKGVCIRESALEELIGSLRAAMPPRAYRRYLSLVPLSLLIEQVTAVYLVVCDAGTVVLLPPEVPLVGTSSFAPQAVLPHVRAARPSALVITPALAEAMASRAAEARASGRDPVTDLFGRAEAPLVCCGGAPVDADMLRALDDHGIAVHEGYGLSENSSVVSWNTPAARRVGSVGRPLRHVRVRTAPDGELLVKSTSLFAGYKGGDDPSGCDVDEEGWLHTGDLAVIEDGFVWIRGRKKSVIITSAGRNVAPEWVEAQYRSHPAVLAVAVVGDGLPALHGLFLVDPRVRPEAVRAELDSLGHERLSQVERVEVAHVVPADESLHAEFFTVTGRPRRSAVQAAIAAGRFA; encoded by the coding sequence GTGCGCACGCTTGAACAGAGTCTCATGGACCTGGCCGAGGACGAACGCCCGCTGGTCGAGGTGCTTGCCCCCGACGGCTCGGTGGCCCGTTCGTACTCCTACCGGCATGTCGTGCGGGCCGCGGCGGAACTGGCCCGAACCCTGCGCGAGCGGCCCGTCCGGGACCGCGGAGCGCGCGGGGCCGGCGACCCCACGGATCCCGGCCAGCTCCAGGTGGGTGTGGTGACGGCCAACGGGCCGGAGTTCCTGGTGGCCGACTTCGCGGTGCTCGGCGCGCGCGGCGTCGAAGTGCCGGTGCCGCTCGCGTTCACGGCCGAGCAGGCGGCGGCCATGCTCGAGGACATCGACATCTGCCTCGCCGACGAGGCGGGCGCGCGGCGCCTGCGGGAATGGGGAGCGGAGAAGGTACTGCCGCCCGGGGTTCCGCTGCAGGTGCTCGACCTCGAGCGACCGGCGGCGAGTGAGACCGCCGCCCCGCTGTTTCCCCGAGCCGAGGCCACCGCCCGGCTGTGCAAGATCATCCACACCTCTGGGACCACCTCGCGGCCCAAGGGCGTGTGCATCCGCGAGAGCGCGCTGGAGGAGCTGATCGGCTCACTGCGCGCGGCGATGCCACCCCGCGCGTACCGCCGCTACCTCTCCCTGGTGCCCCTCAGCCTGCTCATCGAGCAGGTCACAGCCGTCTACCTCGTGGTGTGCGACGCCGGCACCGTCGTCCTGCTGCCGCCGGAGGTGCCGCTGGTGGGGACCTCCTCGTTCGCCCCGCAGGCCGTGCTGCCTCACGTCCGGGCGGCCCGGCCCAGCGCGCTCGTCATCACCCCCGCTCTGGCCGAGGCCATGGCGTCCCGGGCCGCCGAGGCGCGGGCGTCCGGACGCGACCCGGTGACCGACCTGTTCGGGCGCGCCGAGGCCCCGTTGGTGTGCTGCGGCGGGGCACCGGTCGACGCCGACATGCTGCGCGCCCTCGACGACCACGGCATAGCCGTCCATGAGGGCTACGGGCTGAGCGAGAACAGCTCCGTGGTCAGCTGGAACACCCCGGCCGCCCGCAGGGTCGGCAGCGTCGGCCGCCCGCTGCGCCACGTCCGTGTGCGGACGGCGCCCGACGGCGAACTGCTCGTCAAGAGCACGTCGCTGTTCGCCGGCTACAAGGGCGGTGACGACCCGTCGGGCTGCGACGTGGACGAGGAGGGCTGGCTGCACACCGGCGACCTGGCCGTCATCGAGGACGGCTTCGTCTGGATCAGGGGACGCAAGAAGAGCGTCATCATCACCTCGGCGGGGCGGAACGTGGCGCCCGAGTGGGTCGAGGCCCAGTACCGCTCCCATCCCGCCGTCCTGGCCGTCGCGGTGGTCGGCGACGGTCTGCCCGCCTTGCACGGACTGTTCCTCGTCGACCCGCGGGTCCGGCCCGAGGCGGTGCGGGCCGAGCTCGACTCGCTGGGCCACGAAAGGCTTTCACAGGTGGAGCGGGTCGAGGTGGCCCACGTGGTGCCTGCCGACGAGAGCCTCCATGCCGAGTTCTTCACCGTCACCGGACGACCGCGCCGCTCCGCTGTGCAGGCGGCCATAGCGGCGGGCCGCTTCGCATGA
- a CDS encoding aspartate aminotransferase family protein has protein sequence MSASTAVAALDRQQVLTTLGRHWNPTAALMLAATGRQLESHARGTEVFGEDGSRALDFAGSYGVFLVGHQNDAVRAAVLDALDTAPSLVPGTVHPATADLFGLLTEILPAGLDRFALGCSGAEISEIALRAAYLARPERRRIVIVEGGYHGKTLGALTVLGQREHRDDFAPADRDLVIVPPGDAGAVREAVAGRDVAAVFVEPVLGGAYLRVPPADFMPDVARACRQTGTLLVADEIQTGFGRTGRMFAIEHSGVVPDIMLLSKALTGGFVPVAVVAMSEEVLSDARRSPQWYPGVLDGTGGSALSVAAAAATIRVVRDQNLPERAETVGRALREGLHRAVREHPRHLVDAPGIGLMTGLRTRNPSVENLISMQMAARGIHLGHSLNEQMDQPVLRFYPPLTVSAAEIERVLVALDASLDWLDRRPAWLMRRITWLLRRQYRLPPTLVLKLMHSDLEVNW, from the coding sequence ATGAGTGCCTCGACCGCGGTGGCTGCCCTCGACCGGCAGCAGGTCCTCACCACGCTGGGCCGCCACTGGAATCCCACCGCGGCCCTGATGCTGGCCGCGACCGGACGCCAGCTCGAGTCGCACGCCCGAGGTACGGAGGTGTTCGGCGAGGACGGCTCACGCGCCCTGGACTTCGCCGGCAGCTATGGCGTCTTCCTCGTCGGTCACCAGAACGACGCGGTCCGCGCCGCCGTCCTGGACGCCCTGGACACGGCGCCGTCGCTGGTACCGGGGACCGTGCATCCTGCGACGGCCGACCTGTTCGGCCTGCTCACGGAGATCCTGCCTGCCGGCCTCGACCGCTTCGCGCTCGGCTGCTCCGGGGCCGAGATCTCCGAAATCGCCTTGCGCGCCGCCTACTTGGCCCGGCCGGAGCGGCGCAGGATCGTGATCGTCGAGGGCGGCTACCACGGCAAGACCCTCGGTGCGCTCACCGTGCTCGGCCAGCGGGAGCACCGGGACGACTTCGCCCCCGCCGACCGCGATCTGGTGATCGTGCCGCCGGGCGACGCGGGAGCCGTGCGCGAGGCCGTCGCGGGCCGGGACGTGGCCGCCGTCTTCGTCGAACCGGTGCTCGGCGGCGCGTACTTGAGGGTGCCGCCCGCGGACTTCATGCCGGACGTGGCCCGGGCCTGTCGGCAGACCGGCACGCTGCTCGTCGCCGACGAGATCCAGACGGGCTTCGGCCGTACCGGCAGGATGTTCGCCATCGAGCACTCCGGTGTCGTCCCCGACATCATGCTCCTGTCCAAGGCGCTGACCGGAGGCTTCGTCCCGGTCGCGGTGGTCGCCATGAGTGAGGAGGTACTCTCCGACGCCCGGCGGTCCCCGCAGTGGTACCCCGGGGTGCTGGACGGCACCGGAGGCTCCGCGCTGTCGGTGGCGGCGGCCGCTGCGACGATCCGTGTGGTGCGCGACCAGAACCTGCCCGAGCGCGCCGAAACCGTCGGCCGGGCGCTGCGCGAAGGTCTCCACCGGGCCGTGCGCGAGCATCCGCGGCACCTCGTCGACGCCCCCGGCATCGGCCTGATGACCGGGCTGCGCACCCGGAACCCGTCGGTGGAGAACCTGATCTCCATGCAGATGGCGGCGCGTGGCATCCACCTCGGTCACTCGCTCAACGAGCAGATGGACCAGCCCGTGCTGAGGTTCTATCCGCCGCTGACCGTCTCCGCCGCCGAGATCGAGCGCGTGCTGGTCGCGCTCGACGCGTCGCTCGACTGGCTCGACAGGCGCCCGGCATGGCTCATGCGGCGCATCACGTGGCTGCTGCGCCGCCAGTACCGGCTGCCTCCGACCCTCGTCCTCAAGCTGATGCACTCCGACCTCGAAGTGAATTGGTGA